From Xylocopilactobacillus apis, a single genomic window includes:
- a CDS encoding MFS transporter, with protein MNIFIKNKNFRKFSLASMLSSAGDILFYLALMTYASKLKNYSLALSLIAISESIPKILDSVGGYLADRTKNKFKNLVLFAVIRFLLYLTVGILFAQNINGWNLVMIVIVINFISDLIGSYSGGLQTPVIVNIVGVDEVAEANGFTGGVNQIISMIAQFVGSGLLLFMSYSSLAIVNAFTFLAAGMLFGLVGLQTKKDIAITEQPTINQQGYFSTMLDAFKQVKKAKGLMTTVLTLALLNGILGSIEPLISIVTAGSRKTMIVFNYSFTIALIGATLACGMALGSIVGPQVFKKTSLIMLSVVASVICIITAIVVLLKNIFFIMPVLFVLGVTVGTINPKLTQWLVTTVDRTILSSSIGLLNTILLIITPIMTTIFTTISGIFNINYALYAVLFTACIILLITLNLLRQKKEAI; from the coding sequence ATGAATATCTTCATTAAAAACAAAAACTTTCGCAAATTTTCTTTAGCCAGTATGTTATCAAGTGCTGGAGATATCTTGTTTTATCTAGCTTTAATGACCTACGCCAGCAAGTTAAAAAACTACTCGCTTGCGTTATCACTAATTGCCATCTCTGAATCAATTCCGAAAATTCTTGATAGCGTTGGTGGGTATCTTGCCGATCGAACCAAAAACAAATTTAAGAATTTAGTCTTATTCGCCGTCATCAGATTTCTTTTATACCTGACAGTTGGAATCTTATTTGCTCAAAACATCAATGGCTGGAACTTAGTCATGATTGTCATTGTTATCAACTTCATCTCAGATTTAATTGGTTCTTATTCTGGCGGTTTACAAACTCCCGTAATTGTAAACATCGTCGGAGTTGACGAAGTAGCTGAGGCCAACGGTTTTACCGGCGGGGTTAATCAAATTATCTCGATGATTGCCCAATTCGTTGGCTCAGGATTACTTTTGTTCATGTCCTATTCATCCCTTGCAATTGTTAACGCCTTTACATTCCTTGCAGCAGGAATGCTCTTTGGACTCGTGGGACTTCAAACCAAAAAAGATATAGCTATCACCGAACAGCCTACGATAAACCAACAGGGCTATTTTTCCACCATGCTTGACGCTTTTAAACAAGTAAAAAAGGCCAAAGGATTAATGACCACGGTCTTAACCCTTGCCCTTCTAAATGGAATTCTTGGCAGTATTGAACCCTTAATCTCAATAGTTACAGCCGGCAGCCGCAAAACGATGATTGTTTTTAATTATAGTTTTACAATTGCCTTAATCGGTGCAACTCTTGCTTGCGGCATGGCTCTCGGGAGTATCGTTGGCCCTCAAGTATTTAAAAAGACTTCCCTCATCATGCTATCAGTAGTAGCTAGTGTAATTTGTATTATTACTGCAATCGTCGTTCTATTAAAAAATATTTTCTTTATTATGCCCGTTCTATTTGTTTTAGGAGTGACTGTCGGAACAATTAATCCAAAATTAACTCAATGGTTAGTAACTACTGTTGATCGAACCATCCTCTCGTCATCAATTGGACTTCTAAATACAATTTTATTAATCATTACCCCGATCATGACCACAATTTTTACCACTATCTCAGGCATCTTTAATATTAACTATGCGCTATATGCTGTACTGTTTACTGCCTGCATCATTTTATTAATTACTTTAAATCTACTTCGCCAAAAAAAAGAAGCCATTTAA
- a CDS encoding Mbeg1-like protein, with amino-acid sequence MSNIISYLTSYGDKTFVDEPFNELDAAILSQISYLDFTQFTKNEFSQFSDLKGQEDLIKAAAEDTWFPVDSEQLVSDVAGSKRYGQISWSDYLNLVNKKTEQQFSAITFQLSPDLYFLAFGGTDSSILGLKEDLNMSYQKTVPSQISGLKYFKKISQKYSGTFFLGGHSKGGNVAVYAGVHAEEELQQLIEKIFNFDGPGFGKDKSSIKINDKIFKFIPQSSIVGRLLDPDNKFQVVKSDAKGFRQHNLFTWQVTGRSFVRLDAPDEFSQYVSGATSEIVDLIEDDNKEIFINALYELITSTDSTSMTELKKNWFSKAISVLNNLKDVDPELRKVLLKTTKNLAVISFKSTQILFKRK; translated from the coding sequence ATGTCAAATATTATTTCTTACCTTACAAGTTATGGAGATAAAACTTTTGTTGATGAACCGTTTAATGAATTAGATGCTGCAATTTTATCGCAGATATCGTATTTAGATTTTACTCAGTTTACGAAAAATGAATTTTCGCAGTTCTCTGATTTAAAAGGTCAGGAAGATTTAATTAAAGCGGCAGCTGAAGATACCTGGTTTCCAGTTGACAGCGAACAATTGGTATCTGATGTTGCTGGGAGTAAAAGGTATGGTCAGATTTCGTGGTCTGATTACCTTAATTTGGTGAATAAAAAAACTGAGCAGCAGTTCTCGGCAATAACTTTTCAATTAAGTCCAGATTTGTATTTTTTGGCTTTTGGAGGAACAGACTCTTCAATTCTTGGGCTTAAAGAAGATCTCAATATGTCTTATCAAAAGACCGTGCCTTCGCAGATATCGGGTTTGAAATATTTTAAAAAAATCAGTCAAAAGTATTCAGGTACATTTTTTCTTGGCGGGCATTCTAAAGGCGGCAACGTTGCAGTTTATGCAGGGGTACACGCTGAAGAAGAGCTTCAACAACTCATTGAAAAGATTTTTAATTTTGACGGTCCGGGTTTTGGCAAGGATAAAAGTTCGATTAAAATTAATGATAAAATTTTCAAGTTTATCCCGCAGTCTTCAATTGTAGGAAGGCTGCTTGATCCGGATAATAAATTTCAAGTTGTTAAAAGCGATGCGAAAGGATTTCGACAGCATAACTTATTCACTTGGCAAGTAACAGGCAGGAGTTTCGTTAGACTTGATGCGCCGGATGAGTTTTCTCAGTATGTAAGTGGTGCGACAAGTGAAATTGTGGATTTGATCGAGGATGACAACAAAGAGATCTTTATCAATGCGCTTTATGAACTGATAACTTCCACTGATAGCACTTCAATGACAGAATTAAAGAAAAATTGGTTTTCCAAAGCCATTTCGGTCTTGAACAATCTTAAAGATGTCGATCCAGAATTAAGGAAGGTTCTATTAAAAACAACAAAAAATTTAGCGGTAATTTCTTTTAAATCCACCCAAATTCTTTTTAAACGAAAATAA
- a CDS encoding ABC transporter permease: MSDKKINAEDFSFASFDQNIPSSTTSFSRIKQNKGALIALIVLVIMICLAFAAPIISPRDPNQQNPDNSNLPPRIAGVNIPGFRGKMKNANGKVVDAYKENKIPKNRTYILGTDYLGRDLFARILYGTRLSLIIAFLAALVDLAIGLPYGIISGWLGGTVDIVLQRLIEIISAVPKMIIAILLMLVLKPGLSSIILSIVFTGWIPMARLIRGQTLHLRQQEYLQAALTMGISPLRLTFKHLIPNLSSTIIIQTMFSIPSAIFFEAFLSFIGIGIPAPNASLGTLLSDGQKAFRFLPYQMWEPALVLCVLMLAFNFAADGLRDIFDPKV, from the coding sequence GTGTCGGATAAGAAAATAAATGCAGAAGATTTTTCTTTTGCTTCATTTGACCAAAACATTCCTTCTTCAACGACATCCTTTTCAAGGATAAAACAAAATAAAGGAGCACTTATTGCTCTGATAGTTTTAGTAATAATGATCTGCTTGGCTTTTGCAGCACCCATTATTTCTCCTCGTGATCCGAATCAGCAAAATCCTGACAATTCCAATTTACCACCCAGAATTGCAGGCGTTAATATTCCGGGGTTTCGAGGAAAAATGAAAAATGCAAATGGCAAGGTAGTTGATGCATACAAAGAAAATAAAATACCCAAGAACAGAACTTACATTTTAGGAACTGACTATCTGGGTCGTGATCTATTTGCTCGAATTCTTTATGGTACAAGATTATCTTTAATAATTGCTTTTTTAGCGGCACTTGTTGATCTGGCGATCGGTCTGCCTTATGGAATTATTTCCGGTTGGTTGGGTGGAACTGTTGATATCGTTTTACAGCGACTGATTGAAATTATTTCAGCAGTTCCTAAAATGATTATTGCTATTTTATTGATGTTAGTTTTGAAACCGGGACTAAGTTCAATAATTCTATCGATTGTTTTTACCGGCTGGATTCCGATGGCACGATTGATTCGTGGTCAGACGCTTCATTTAAGGCAGCAGGAGTACCTGCAGGCTGCTCTAACTATGGGAATCTCGCCGCTTCGACTTACTTTTAAACATCTGATTCCTAATCTTTCTTCAACGATTATTATTCAAACGATGTTCTCAATTCCGAGTGCAATTTTCTTTGAAGCATTTCTAAGCTTTATTGGAATCGGTATTCCTGCACCAAATGCTTCTTTAGGGACACTTTTGTCAGACGGGCAGAAGGCTTTTCGTTTCCTTCCTTATCAGATGTGGGAGCCAGCTTTGGTGTTGTGTGTGTTAATGCTGGCATTCAATTTTGCTGCTGATGGTTTAAGAGATATTTTTGACCCGAAAGTGTAA
- the opp3b gene encoding oligopeptide ABC transporter permease, translating into MAKYLAKRILYLLLALFIVITVTFFMMKMLPGTPFTNQEKLTAAQLTIMKKQYGLDQPVWQQYLTYLSNLLHGDFGTSFQFENQPVISLISSRLQPSLLIGAQALIIGSVLGIILGSLAAIHYNTWVDRLATFISILGISVPSFVLGVILQFYLAFKMKIFPIALWEGWRSSVLPSLALAVSPLAHIARFTRTEMVDVLKSDYLELAVAKGDSNWQVVTKHALRNSLIPVITIIGPLTANILTGSMVVENIFSIPGIGEQFVKSIMTNDYPTIMGLTILYSVIFMSMLLITDVLYSLADPRIRLGDTGGIESVG; encoded by the coding sequence ATGGCTAAATATCTTGCTAAACGCATTTTGTACCTGCTTTTAGCACTATTCATTGTTATTACTGTGACGTTTTTTATGATGAAAATGCTGCCGGGGACGCCTTTTACTAATCAAGAAAAGTTAACAGCAGCCCAGTTAACAATCATGAAAAAGCAGTATGGCTTAGATCAGCCTGTTTGGCAGCAATATTTAACTTATCTGTCGAATTTACTGCATGGAGATTTTGGAACATCTTTTCAATTTGAGAATCAGCCCGTTATTTCTTTGATAAGTTCACGTCTGCAACCGTCACTGTTAATTGGAGCACAAGCGTTAATCATTGGTTCAGTTCTTGGAATTATTTTGGGTTCGCTAGCGGCCATTCATTACAATACTTGGGTCGATCGACTTGCAACTTTTATTTCAATTTTGGGAATTTCGGTTCCTAGTTTTGTTTTGGGTGTTATCCTACAGTTTTATTTAGCTTTTAAAATGAAAATATTTCCAATTGCTTTATGGGAGGGTTGGCGCTCAAGCGTTTTGCCATCGTTAGCATTAGCAGTTTCACCGCTCGCTCATATTGCTCGGTTTACTCGAACTGAAATGGTTGATGTTTTAAAAAGTGACTACCTTGAATTAGCGGTTGCAAAAGGTGATAGCAACTGGCAGGTCGTGACAAAACATGCGCTTAGAAATTCGTTGATTCCAGTAATAACAATCATCGGGCCATTAACTGCCAATATCCTAACAGGCTCAATGGTGGTAGAAAATATCTTTTCGATTCCCGGGATCGGGGAACAATTCGTTAAATCAATTATGACCAATGATTATCCGACGATAATGGGGCTAACCATTTTGTATTCTGTAATATTTATGAGTATGCTGCTGATCACAGATGTTCTTTATTCGCTTGCAGATCCACGGATACGATTAGGTGATACAGGAGGAATCGAAAGTGTCGGATAA
- a CDS encoding peptide ABC transporter substrate-binding protein produces MKFKKVMIAGMSVLLSIGFLTGCSPKSSTTKSSSTAKSAKVKLKVKEMIRIAERDEIPTMDSVHSVGPVATQNLTNTMDGLYRYETTTLKPAMAEKIVKPTNKGLTYTFKIRKNARWSNGEAVTSSDFVGAWRKAVDPEAKSQNAYLYNGIKNAAEITAGKKPVTSLGIKALNQRTLQVTLEKPLPYFNQLLACVPFYPQNQKMVKKWGNQYGTSSKTILFNGPYVLNSWNGSDNTWTEQKNNRYWNAKNVKTDKIQYQVVKDPTTSLNLYQNNNLDRVMISGSLIRQMKDSPDFELAKKNATYYLTPNLKKVPLLKNTKIRQALSLSINRKQLVDKVLGGGSGLTYSFTPKGMSFDPKNPSKDFASETSSSAAKYGKYNPTKAKKLWQEGLKETGNQGKTINIELLADDMGMFKAQSEFLQNQLEQLQGLKITLRNVPTKSRMMRQNSGDFDIVAAPTAADFPDPINFLDLLTTNSSFNYGKWSNSKYDALVKKSSSEDANNPTARWKDLLAAQDLLNEEQPVISLFQPAGAWLTKKGMTGFTLSPNSVYDMASVEASK; encoded by the coding sequence ATGAAGTTCAAAAAAGTGATGATCGCTGGAATGAGCGTCTTGTTGAGTATTGGATTCTTAACGGGCTGCAGTCCAAAATCTTCAACTACTAAAAGCAGTTCGACTGCCAAATCGGCTAAAGTTAAGCTAAAAGTAAAAGAGATGATTCGGATTGCAGAGCGTGATGAAATTCCAACGATGGATTCTGTTCATAGTGTGGGGCCAGTTGCCACTCAGAATTTAACTAATACAATGGATGGTTTATATCGTTATGAAACGACAACTTTAAAACCGGCAATGGCTGAAAAAATTGTTAAACCCACCAATAAAGGATTGACTTATACTTTTAAAATTCGTAAAAATGCGAGATGGAGTAATGGAGAAGCAGTCACTTCGTCTGATTTTGTTGGAGCATGGAGAAAGGCGGTCGATCCAGAAGCTAAATCACAAAATGCTTATCTTTATAATGGAATTAAAAATGCTGCTGAAATTACTGCGGGTAAAAAGCCAGTTACTTCTTTAGGGATCAAAGCACTCAATCAACGAACTTTACAAGTTACATTAGAAAAACCTCTTCCATATTTTAATCAATTACTGGCTTGCGTTCCGTTTTATCCTCAGAATCAAAAAATGGTTAAAAAATGGGGTAATCAATATGGGACAAGTTCAAAAACTATTTTATTTAATGGACCTTATGTTTTAAATTCTTGGAACGGATCGGATAATACATGGACTGAGCAAAAGAATAACCGTTATTGGAATGCTAAAAATGTCAAAACTGATAAGATTCAGTATCAAGTAGTTAAAGATCCAACGACATCTCTAAATCTTTATCAGAACAATAATTTGGATCGAGTGATGATTTCAGGCAGTCTGATTCGTCAAATGAAGGATTCTCCAGATTTTGAATTAGCGAAGAAAAATGCAACTTATTACCTTACGCCTAATCTTAAAAAAGTACCGTTGTTGAAAAATACAAAAATCCGCCAAGCACTCTCTTTATCTATTAACCGCAAGCAATTAGTAGATAAGGTACTTGGTGGCGGTTCAGGGTTAACTTACTCTTTTACGCCAAAAGGAATGTCATTTGATCCGAAAAATCCTTCAAAAGATTTTGCATCAGAAACTAGTTCATCGGCTGCTAAATACGGAAAATATAACCCTACTAAAGCGAAGAAACTTTGGCAGGAAGGATTAAAAGAGACTGGTAATCAAGGTAAAACGATTAATATTGAACTTTTAGCAGATGATATGGGGATGTTTAAAGCTCAGAGTGAATTTTTGCAGAACCAGTTGGAACAATTGCAAGGATTAAAAATTACCTTACGCAATGTTCCAACCAAGAGCCGGATGATGCGCCAAAATTCTGGTGATTTTGATATTGTGGCAGCTCCAACTGCTGCTGATTTTCCCGATCCAATCAATTTCTTGGATTTGTTAACGACAAATTCTTCATTTAATTATGGCAAGTGGAGTAATTCAAAATATGATGCTTTAGTCAAAAAGAGTTCGTCGGAAGATGCGAATAATCCGACCGCTCGTTGGAAAGATTTATTGGCAGCACAAGATTTATTGAATGAAGAACAGCCAGTAATCTCGCTTTTTCAACCAGCTGGTGCATGGCTGACGAAGAAAGGAATGACTGGTTTTACACTTAGTCCTAATAGTGTCTATGACATGGCGAGTGTAGAGGCAAGTAAATAA